A single window of Nicotiana sylvestris chromosome 3, ASM39365v2, whole genome shotgun sequence DNA harbors:
- the LOC104225910 gene encoding protein VERNALIZATION 3-like, whose translation MPREREPLVVGRVIGDVLDPFTRSIGLRVIYRDREVNNGCELRPSQVVNQPRVEVGGDDLRTFYTLVMVDPDAPSPSDPNLREYLHWLVTDIPATTGASFGQEIVCYESPRPTMGIHRFVFVLFRQLGRQTVYAPGWRQNFNTKDFAELYNLGLPVAAVYFNCQRESGSGGRRRSAD comes from the exons ATGCCAAGAGAACGTGAACCTCTGGTAGTTGGTCGAGTGATAGGGGATGTATTGGACCCTTTCACAAGATCTATTGGCCTAAGAGTTATTTATAGGGATAGAGAAGTTAATAATGGGTGTGAGCTTAGGCCTTCCCAAGTTGTTAACCAGCCAAGGGTTGAAGTTGGTGGAGATGACCTTCGTACCTTTTACACTCTG gtTATGGTGGACCCTGATGCTCCAAGTCCAAGTGATCCAAATCTAAGAGAATACCTCCATTG GTTGGTCACTGATATTCCAGCTACCACAGGTGCAAGTTTTG GGCAAGAAATTGTGTGCTATGAAAGTCCAAGGCCAACAATGGGAATACATCGCTTTGTATTCGTATTGTTTAGACAATTGGGTCGACAGACAGTGTATGCTCCAGGATGGCGTCAGAATTTCAATACAAAAGACTTTGCTGAACTCTATAATCTTGGTTTACCGGTTGCTGCCGTCTATTTTAATTGTCAAAGAGAGAGTGGCAGTGGTGGACGTAGAAGGTCTGCCGATTGA